TACTTTTGTATGCAAAAGGATGCAGGGAGGGGAAATGCCCATGGCGGCGAGCTCGGCTTTGGGGCGGCACTGGGATGTGCTGGTGGTGGGCGGGGGCAATGCGGCCTTGTGCGCAGCCATTGCGGCGCGCCGGCAAGGGGCTTCTGTGCTGGTGCTGGAGGCGGCCTCCCGCTTCTATCGCGGCGGCAACACCCGCCACACCCGCAACATGCGCTGCGCCCATGACAGCGCCACCGACACCCTCACCGGCCCCTATAGCGAGGAGGAGTTCTTCGACGACCTCCTGCGCGTCACCCAGGGCCACACGGACGAGGATCTGGCGCGCTTCATGATCGCCAGGTCCAAGGACATGCTCACTTGGATCACCGAGCAGGGGGTGCGCTTCCAGCCCTCCCTCGGCGGCACGCTCTCGCTGGGGCGCACCAATTCCTTCTTCCTCGGCGGCGGCCGGGCCATGCTGAACGCCCTCTACCTCACCGCCGAGCGGCTGGGCGTGGAAGTGTCCTATGACAGCGAGGTGGTGGGCCTGACGCTGGAGGGCGGCACCTTCCGCTCTGCCCGCGTGCGCCATGCCGGCGGCACAGCCGAGGTCACCGCCCGCGCCCTGGTGGCGGCGGCCGGCGGCTTCGAGGCCAATATCGAATGGCTGAAGGAATATTGGGGCCCGCCGGCGGAAAACTTCCTCATTCGCGGCACGCCCAACAATCGCGGCACCATGCTGCGCATGCTGCTCGACCAGGGCGTGAAGGAAGTGGGCGATCCCACCCAATGCCACGCGGTGGCCATCGACGCCCGCGCGCCCAAGTTCGACGGCGGCATCATCACGCGGCTCGACTGCGTGGTGTTCGGCATCGTCGTCAACAACAAGGCCGAGCGCTTCTATGACGAGGGCGAGGATTTCTGGCCCAAGCGCTATGCCATCTGGGGCCGCCTCGTCGCCCAGCAGCCGGACCAGATCGCCTATATCGTCTTCGACGCGAAGTCGCTGACCTCCTTCATGCCCTCCCTCTATCCCCCCATCAGCGCCCCGACGCTGGAGGAATTGGCGGGCAAGCTGAATCTCGACCCGGCCAAATTCGCCGCCACCGTGAAGGGCTTCAACGGCGCCATCGTGCCCGGCGGCAGCTTCGACCACACGGTGCTGGATGATTGCCGGACGGAGGGCCTCACCCCGCCCAAGACCCATTGGGCCCGGCCCGTCGATACCGCGCCCTTCTATGCCTATCCGGTGCGGCCGGGCATCACCTTCACCTATCTGGGGGTGCGGGTGAACGAGGAAGCCCGCATGCAAATGGCCGATGGCACCAAGGCCAAGAACATGTTCGCCGCCGGCGAGATCATGGCCGGCAACGTGCTCGGCCGGGGCTATGCGGCCGGCATCGGCATGACCATCGGCTCCGTCTTCGGCCGCTGCGCCGGCACATCAGCCGCCGCCGCCGCAGCCCGCGCCTGACCCTTAAGCCCGTTTTCCGAGGAATGACCTGACATGACCGCGCACAGCACCGCGCTCCAGGAGGCCGAGCGCCTCATGACGGTCTGCAATTCCTGCCGCTATTGCGAAGGATTGTGCGCCGTCTTCCCGGCCATGGAAATGCGCCGCTCCTTTGCCGCCGGCGACCTGAATTATCTCGCCAATCTCTGCCATTCGTGCGGCGCCTGCTATTATGACTGCCAGTTCTCGCCGCCCCACGAATTCAACGTCAACGTGCCCCGCACGCTCGCCGAGGTGCGCAACGACACCTATGCCACTTATGCCTGGCCGCGCCCGCTGGCGGGCCTGTTCCGGCGCAACGGGCTTTCGGTGGCGCTGTTCGCGGCGCTGTCGGTGGCGGGCTTCCTGTTCGGCTTCATGGCGCTGAACGACCCGGCCGTGATGTTCGGAACTCAGGTGGGCCAGGGCGCCTTCTTCCGCCTCATGCCCCATGGCGCCATGGTGGGCCTGTTCGGCGCCGCCTTCCTCTATGCGATCCTCGCTCTGTTCATGGGCCTGCGCGCCTTCTGGCGGGACATGGAGGCGCGCAATCCCCTGCCCACCGACGCGCCCTCCTTGTGGCAGGCCATGAAGGATGCCGGGCGGCTGCGCTATCTGGATGGCGGCGGGGTCGGCTGCATGAATGCGGACGAGAAGCCCACCGACAACCGGCGCATCTATCACCATCTGACCTTCTACGGCTTCGCGCTCTGCTTTGCCGCCACCTCGGTCGCCACCCTCTATGCCTATCTCCTCGACCGCCACTCCCCCTATCCCTGGTGGGACCTGCCGGTGGTGCTGGGCACGCTCGGCGGCATCGGGCTGGTGATCGGCCCGGCCGGCCTGTTCCTGGCCAAGAAAGCCCGCGACCCCATGATGATGGACGAGACCCGCAAGGGCATGGACGCGGCGTTCCTCGCCATGCTCTTCCTCACCGCGCTGACCGGCCTCCTCCTGCTGGTGGCCCGCGCCACCCCGGCCATGGGCACGCTGCTGGCCATTCACCTGGGCTTCGTGTTCGGCTTCTTCCTCACCATGCCCTACGGCAAGTTCGTCCACGGCCTCTACCGCTACGCCGCCCTGGTCCGCTACGCCAAGGAGCGGCACAGGGAACTGGCGGGGCATTGAGGGAGCCCGGGCGGACCGAGCGGACTTCAGCGGCCCGCCCGCATAATTTGATTGCGTCGATATTTTAAACAACCCATGATTGCATCCCGTTGGGTCGACGCAGTCAGGGCGGGGGCTGTCGGCGGCCGCGATATGTGCCTCATCCGCCGATGGCTCACGCATCATGCCGAACGGTAGTCTCGTCCCTTTTCGCCGCCTCGCCGGCCTAACCTTGATCCCGGCCTTGATCCCGGCCTTGATCCTGGCCTTGATCCTGGCTGTGCTTCTGCCCGAGGCGCTTGCGCGGGCGCAGGACCAGGCTGCGACCGGGACGCCGCAGCAACCAGCCCCCACCTTTCCCAAGGAAGCGGCCGGTAATCCCCCGCCGCCACGGGCGACCGAACAAGGCGGCCTTGATCCCGCCAAGGTGGATCTGGCCAAGCTTCAGGAATGGCGCCGGGGCCAGGAGGCGGAGTTCGCCGCCACCAAGCTGCGCATGGATTACTTCTATTGGAACACCATGATGGGCGTCGCCATCGTCACGGTGTTCATCGTCTTCTTTTGCCTGATGCACCTTTTTGGCCGTGCGACGGGAAACTTCTCCCGCTACTTCATCGTCATCACCGCCATCGGCACCACCATCTTCCTGATGGTCATGGGCTACACCGAAGCCCAGGTCGCCCCTGCCTTCGGCCTGTTGGGCACCATCCTCGGCTACATCTTCGGCAAGCAAGCGGGGGAGAGCGAGGCGAAGGTCGCAGCGCAGGACGGCGCCCACATAGCCGCGTCGGACATGAAAGCCACCGGCAAGCAGCAGGACAAAACCGGTGCGGACGCTAAGAACGAAGGCGCGACCGAGGAGAGACATCAGACCACCGGCGAGGGTCAGGATGGCAAGGGCGCTGACCAGGCAGGGGAGAAAGCCCAATGAGCCCGCACCCGCACCTCATCGCTCTCATCGCCATGGCGGCGCTCGGCCTCGCTGCACCCGCCGCCGCTCAGACCTCTGCGTCGCAGAGCACGGCGCCTTGGGCGCTGCAGTACCTTTTGCAGGCCCCTGCTGCCTCTATCCAAGACGTAACGAGGAAATATGGGGGCGCGCTAGCCTGCCCGACCTGCATGCCGGGTGCATACGGTCCTCTCGGGACGGAAGGAGCCATACCGCAGATCCGCCCTGGCCAGTTCGATAAATTCGTTGACGAAAAGAAAAGCACACGGCCTTGGGCCCCCACGCTGATCGCCTGCGCGCCCGTCCCCCTCAAAGTCGGCCCCGGCAAGATCGGCGTCATCAATGGAAGCGACCAAACGCTCACGTTCTCAGTCAAGCTCGGAGCCAGCGACCAAATCGTGAAGCTCGCGCCAGGAGAGATCGAGACCGTCACCGTCCTGATTGGCGGGACCGCGCTGGTGGGAACATCCGATAACAGCATCCCAGCCCAAACCCTCACCGGCGGGACGGTCTATCGGCTGAAGGCGCAAGATGGAAAATGGGCCTTTGTGGCCGACTGACAGCATCGGCGGCGGCCATCCTCCGCCCCCTCCTCCGTCCTGTCCCCCCTTGGCGTGACGTGACGCCTTCCCAGGCGCCCCAATGGCGCCGCGTTTGCACGGCTGCCCCACCGCAGGCCCGCATCGAATGTCATCCCCCTGTCACACTCCCAAGGTTAGTGCGCCCCTCATCATAAGCTGCGCCCAGGCAGCGATGGGGCGCGCCCCGGCTGAGGGCGATCCTGGCACGGAGCCATGGGGAGCCACATGCCGTTCATCACCTCCTTCCACCCCGACGAGTTCGTCAGCACCCTGTTCAGCCTGACGGTCGCCTTCGCCATGGGCACCCTCATCGGGGCCGAGCGGCAATATCGCCAGCGCATGGCGGGGCTGCGCACCAATGTGCTGGTGGCCATCGGCGCCTGCCAGTTCGTGGACATGTCCATGCAGCTGGACGGCGCGTCGGGGGCGGTGCGCGTGATCGCCTATGTGGTGTCGGGCATCGGCTTCCTGGGCGCCGGCGTCATCATGAAGGACGGCGCCAATGTAAGCGGCCTCAACACCGCCGCCACCTTGTGGTGCTCGGCGGCGGTGGGCGCCTGCGCGGGGGCGGACCTGGTGGCCCAGGCGGTGGCGCTCACCTTGTTCGTGCTGGCCGGCAACACCTTGCTGCGCCCCCTGGTGCGCTGGCTGGAGCGCCGGCCCCAGAGCGAGGAGACGGAGGCCTGCTACGAGGTGATCATCCTCGGTTCATCGGCGGCGGCGGTGGATCTCCAGGCGCATGTGGCCAGAGTTCTGGAAGAGGCCTCCTTCCCCGTGGCCGACATCGAGGTGGTGGAACGGCCCAACGACATGGTGGAGCTGACCGCGCAGCTGGTCTCCTCCACCGCCAGCAAGGCCGAACTGGACACGCTCATGGGCCGCCTGCGCACGATGGAGGCGGTGTCTTCCGCCCATTGGTTCCGCAGCGCTGGCGGCGAGTGAGCCGCCTTATCCTTGCGGGGGCCTTGTCCTCGCGGGGGCCTTATCCCCGCGCGGGCTTGGCGTCCGCCGGCTTGGCGGGAAGGCTGAGGATCTCCGCCAGCGCCACCAGCGGCGGCACCAGGAAGCACCAGATGCCCACCGCCAGATAGGCGAGCGCCGCCGCTGCGCAGCCGCCGCAGAAGCTGACGAAGAACAGCCCCTGCCGCTTCAGCCGCGCCCGCACGGGGGCAAGGTCGCCGCCCGGCGGCGGACGCCAGACATGGGCCACGTCGAGCAGCACCTGCGTCATGGTGCCGGTCATCACGGTGGAGGGCGGGGCATCGGTGAGGTGGGTCCGATGCAGGGCATTCTGCAGGGCCATGGCCCCCACCAGCGTCATGCCCATCATCACCGCCGCCGGAGCGTCGGGATCGGGCAGGACGCCCACATGGATGGCCACCACCGCCGCATGGGCGAGCAGGATGAGCTTTGCCCCCATCAGGATGCGGAAATCGTCATGGCCACGGGCGAGGCTCGCATGGCTGACGAGGCGGGCGCACACCACCACCAGGCAGAAGACGGGCACCGCGATGATTTTCGCCAATGCAGGCATTTCGCCATTGGCGATGGCGGCGGCGAAGGTGACGATGTTGCCGGTCACATGGGCGGTGAACAGGCCGTGCAGCGTGACGAAGCCCGCCGCATCCACAAAGCCCGCATTGAAGCACAGAAGGCTCGGCAGGAGATATCTCAAGGGGGTGCCTCCAACGGGAATCCGGCTCCCCGTTGAATAGCCGAGCCGCGCAGCCCACGCTTGCCTAACTTTGTCGGCTTCGCCGCGCCCCCGGCATCGTTCACCGGTTTACCTGTCCGCCCCCCGCTCACCGCACCGTCGGGCACGCCGCATCCAAGGCTTCACGCGTCGTGCAATCTCACCAGAAGCCCTTGCCGACGTTGAAGCTGTAGGTCAGCGAGACGCCGGCCTCGAACTGGTTGGTGTTCTGGGTCAGGGGCGAATCGGCGGCGGAGCCCAGCAGATTCAGGTAGGTGCCGTACATGCCGGCGGTGAAACCGTTGCCCAGTTGCTTGGTCATCTGCGCCGTCACGCCCCACTGGTTGAAGCCGGCCGAGGGAGAATAGGGCCGGGTGGGGTTGAGCAGCGCCGTGGTGACGAAGGACTGGTAGGGCGTCACGCCGAAATAGGCGTCCATATAGCCGGTGCCGGCATAATAAAGGCGCGGACCCACCGCAAATCCCCAGCCGCCCGGGGCATTGTAGATGAAGTCGGCCTTCATGGAGCCGACGATGCCGGAATAGCCGCCGGCCGCATAAAGCAGTTCACCGCGCAGGCGCAGCCATTCAGCCGGGAACCATTCCGCAAACCCGCCCACCTGCACGGTGGTGCTGACATCGCCCATGCCGCGCAGCCGGTCGGAATCATCCGCATCCCGGCCCCAGTCCAGATTGGCGGCAGCGCCGACCGCGAACCGGCCAATGTCCAGCAAGGCGATGGAGGGGCTGTCATCAATGGAATGGAAGTCGTAGAGCTCGCTTTCCTTGCTCATGCTGAACAGGAAGCTGGGCACGATGCGGTAGCTGGAGCTGCCCGCATAATCGGGCTCCACGATGCCGGCGCCGCCGATGATGATGTACCAGTTCTCCTTCTGGGCCGGCTGGTCGAAGATGGTCTTCACATCTGCCGCCATGGCGCCTGAAGCGAGAAGGCCGAGGGCCACCACTGAACCAAGCGCGCGGGCACCAAGGGAAGCGAAGAACATGGAGGGGAATCCTGATAGACGTGCCACACTTTAGACACGTTAAATGCGCGCGTGGTGGCAAATATGCAACACCCCGTCGCGCATTTTGGAGGGAATAAAGTTAAGCATTCCTATCCCCCTTACCTGTGCATGCGAGAGGCAGCGACGATCAGTTATGACCGCCTGGATTCCAAGAAGAACGACGTCTCATATTTCATTCTAATCTTGACCTTGGCCATTCGAGAACCTGTTCAGGCCATTCTTTCCGTGCTACCCGCCGTGTTCATCTTGTGGTCGCCCCCCGCCGGCAGCAGCGGCGGTTGGTGCCGTCCGGATCGGGGGATGCGGTGTTCGAGCTTTTCCTTCTCTTGATCGGCGGCCCGACCTTGCGTCGCAAATGGTGGGTGGTGGCGACCATCGGCCTGCTGTGGCTTGTGGTGGGCGTGCTGCTGCTGATTGATGCGCTCTTCAACGAGGTGCGCATCCCCGCCGACTATTTCGCCATCCCGCTGGTCATCATGGCCGCCGTGTCGTTCGGTGCCGGCGTCATGAGCCGCTCGCGGATGCATCGGACCATGCGCTTCATCAAGAGCGCGGTGTGCGTTATCATCATCCTCCTGCTGGTGGACGCGCCCTGGCATTCCGACATCGTCATTGCCTTCCTCGTGGGCACCCTGCTGATCGCCGACGCCATCTGGCGCGCGGGCAGCGCCTATGTGGTGCGGTTCCCCGCCTGGCGCAGCGCGCTGGTGCTGGCGGGCCTGGAATTCCTGATGGGCCTGTGGTCCTACGTGCCCTGGCCCACCCATTGGCGGGGCGAGGTGGGCTCGGACGTGGCCCAGCTCATCATCGTCGCGGCCGTGGGCGTCACCGCCTTCGGGCTGCGGGTGCGGCGCCTGCCGCAGGGCGTGCTGCTGGCCGACATCCTGGCCCAGACCCGCGCCGACCGCGCCGGGCAGACCCATCCGCATGTGGACGTGCCGGAACTGGCGGCGCCCCAGCGCTTCGACGACACGCTCACCGTGCACGTATGGACGCCCACGGGGGGCCTTGCCCCTCTCGCCCGGGGAGTTCAGCGCTATGTGGTGGCGCAGGATGAGACGGGGGCGGCCTCCACCGGCCATGCGGCGCTCCAGCTGCCGCCGGACCTTTATATCAGCCATTATCCGGCGGTGGAGATCGAGCGTTCCCCAGACCAGTTCGCCCGCGTGCTGCGCGCCACCCGCGAGAATGACGTGCCTGGCGAGTTCAAGCCGAGCTATGAAAAGGAAAGCGCGGAATGGTGCCCCTCCACCATGCAAGTGCGCCTTGTCGGCATCAATGGCGCGGCGGTGCGGCGCTTCTGGGCGGACTACAGCACCGACAGCACCTATAACCTGACCTACCGCAACTGTTCGAGCGCCGTGGCCCGCGCGCTGGATGCCGCCATTGAGGGGCGGTACGCGGAAGAGATCCGCTCGCCCCTCTTCATCATCCGCCTGCTGAGCCTGCCGGAATTGTGGGTGGCCGGCCTCATGCACCGGCGTGCCGCCTGGATGGCCTGGACCCCGGGCATGGTGCTCGACTATGCGCGCGCCGTCTCCGGCATCCTCCAGATGGGCGGCGGACGGCGCAGCCTGCGCACCTTGCGCGCCGCCGCGCGGGCGCAGGCGGACGCTGGACACGCACCCGAAAACAAGTAAAGAATTGTCGACGCGAGCGAATCCGACATCGGACGCGTATAAAAATACCGCTACTTCTGGTGGTGAAACAATATATCCGCGACGAGAGCTTCCAGGATGCGCCAGCTTTTCATCCTTCCGGTCGCCTTAAGTCTTTTCCTTCCCGCTTTTGTTACGCATTCTTTCGCGCAGCCACAGCCGGATGTCTGCACGGGCAAGCGCTCCTGCTTCATGGCCTTCGATGGGCCCGACCGCGGCTTCTGCGAGGCCTATGTGGAAGGCAAGTCCTGCTTCATGGCCTTCAACGATTCCAATGACCGGGGCTGGTGCCAGCACCTGCGCGAGGGAAAGTCCTGCTTCATGGCGCTGAACGGCCAGGCGCGCACTGATTGCGATGCCGGCCGCATCCCGCGCGCGCATCGCCACTGGCTCAATCTGTGCCGGGGCTGGTGAGCGCCCCGCTGGCGCTCCCCATCGCGCCCCTTGGGGCGATCGACGATCCAAAGACATGAGACGGCCCGCCGGCTTCGTCGGCGCGGTGATCCAGAGGGGGACGGGCGGATGTGTGTCGCGTGTGACTGGGCACCCCATTTCGAGCGCTTCGGCCTTGCCGTGGCAAAGGCATCCGGCCCGAGCCGCCGCAGCGTGCTGCGCGCCGGCGCCGCCATGGGAGCGGCGGCCGCCGCCGGCTCCCTGTTCCGGGCGAGCGAAGTGCTGGCGCAGGAGGCGTCCGGCCCGGCCGACTTCGTCTTCCATAACGGCCCCATCCACACGGTCGCCGGCCCCACCGGGGTCGAGGCGGTGGCAGTGACCGGCAAGACCATCGTCCATGTGGGCGACAAGGCCGGGGCGCTGAAGCTCGCCGGCCCGAAAACGCAGGTGATCGACCTGAACGGCCGCCTGCTCCTGCCCGGCTTCGTGGAGGGCCACACCCACCCCTTCCTCGGCGCCTTCTTGACCTCGGGCGTCGACCTCCAGCTTGCCACCAAGAAGGACGCCCTCGACGCCATCGCCACCTATGCCAAGGAACACCCCACCGGCCCCATCCGGGGCTTTGGCTGGCGGGTGGACATGTTCCCGCCCGAAGGCCCCACCCGGGCCGATCTCGATGCCGTCCTGCCCGATCGCCCGGGCTTCTTCTTCGCCATTGACGGGCACAGCCTGTGGGCCAATTCCAAGGCGCTGGAGATGGCCGGCGTCAATCGCGACACGCCCGACCCGATCCCGCGCTTCAGCTATTTCGTGCGCGACCAGAAGGGCGATCCCACCGGCTATGTGCTGGAGGTGAACGCGGTGCTGAGCCTCGTCAACGCCATCGAGCCGATCTCGGGCGCGGCCATGGCCGAGCTCCTGGAGGGCTGGCTGCCCAAGGCGGCGGCGGCGGGCATCACCACCGTGTTCGATGCCGGCGTGCCGCCCGTGGGCGGCGATGAGGGGGCGCTCATCGCCCTTTATGCGGAGTCGGAAAAGCGCGGCGTGCTGCCCTTCCGCGTCGTCGCCTCCTGCTCGGTGAAGGGCCCGCCCATCGACACTGCGGTGGCGGTGCTGAAAGACGTGCGCAGCCGGGTTTCAACCGAGCTGGTGCAGGTGAACGTGGTCAAGGTCATCGGCGACGGCTCGCAGGGCGGCTATACGGCCTGGCTCAACGCGCCCTATGCGGACAAGCCGGACAGCACGGGCGGCTCGCCCTTCACCGTGGAGCAGTGGCACCAGCTCATCGGCGCGGTGGATGGGGCCGGCTATGACGTCCATGTCCATGCCTGCGGCGAGCGGACCGCGCAGGTGGCCCTCGACGCCTTTGAGAAGGCCATCGCCACCAACCCGCCGCGCGACCGCCGCCACGCCATCGCCCATCTCGTCTATGTGGAAGACGCGGACAATGCCCGCTTCGGCAAGCTCAACGTCACCGCGCAATTCTCCGCCAACTGGTCCTCGGCTGATCCCGATACGCTCAAGAACATGCGCGAGCGCCTGGGCGAAAAGCGCGCCACCAACATGTACCGCACCAAGACCGTGCTGAAGGAAGGCGGGCGCGTCTCCTTCGGCACCGACTGGCCGGCGGCGGGCTATTTCTCCACCTACAAGCCGCTGGATTCCATCGAGGTGGGCGTGACCCGCCAATTGGTGGGCCAGCCCGATGCCCCGGTCCTCGTGCCCACCGACGAGCGCCTCACCGTGGAAGAGGCGATCCACGCCAACACCCTGGGGGCGGCCTATCAGCTGCGCCTCGACGACAAGATCGGCTCCATCGCGGTGGGCAAGCTGGCGGACCTCATCGTCCTCGACCGCGACATCCTGAAGGGTGATCCCCACGACATCCACAAGGCCAAGGTGGAACTGACCCTCATGAACGGGAAGGTCCGCCACCAGGCGTGACCGACCGGGCGGTGGAACGTTCCCGCCTTCCGCCGCCTGTGCCGGCTTTGGGGCCTGCGGTCGGGTTGTACCGGAGACCCTAATCGGTTTGACTGGCGCCCGGCGGGCCGAAGCGCCCGGCCTGTGGGGTGACCTGAGCGACCGATGACTTATCCGACCTGGGACGAAGGCCATGCGCGGCGCGTGCAGGCCATGGTCATGCTGCAGGGGGGCGCGATGACGCTCCTCGGGCTGAGCTGGTTCGCCTGGGCCCTGTCGATGCATCGTCCCCTCCTGGCCGTCACCGATCTGGCGCTGGGCATTGCCGGGGTCACGCTCTTCAGTCTCGTGGCACGCGGGCGGCTGCGCACGGCGACCATCCTCACCGCCCATGTCTCACCCCTCCTGCTCGCGCTGCTGTGCCTGTTCGACAACCCGTCCCCCGACATTCCCCGCTCCACCCACCTCTTCTTCCTGCCCATGGCGGCGGGCGGCTATTTCGCCTTCCGGCAGCACGACATCTATCTGCGGCTCGTGCTTCCGGCGGTCTATCTGGTGGCCTTCCTCGTCTTCGCGTTGACGCCGCTGAAGTTTACCGACCCCGCTTGGCTGATCCCCCCTTTCGCCGAATGGACGGCGGCCTGGCTGAACACGGTGTGCGCCCTGCTGGCGCTCGTGGTCACGGTGGTGCTGATGCATGCGGATTTGACCGAGCGCCATGCGCGGGAAAAGGAACTGCGCAGCGCCATCGCCCGCGCCGATTTCACCCTTCACTTCCAGCCGCAGGTGGATCTGGAGCGTCGCGTGCTCGGCGCCGAGGCGCTGTTGCGCTGGCGCCATCCCACGCGGGGCGAGGTGGGACCGGACGCGTTCATCGCGCTTGCGGAGGAAACCGGCCTGATCGTGCCCATCGGCGACTGGGTGCTGCGCGCCGCCTGCGCCCAGCTCGCCCGGTGGCACGCGCGGCCCGAGACCGCCCATCTCACCCTCGCGGTGAACATCAGCGCGTCCCAGTTCCTCCAGCCGGACTTCGTGGAGACGGCCATCGGCGTCATCCAGCGCAGCGGCGTCGCCCCCTCGAAGCTTCGGCTGGAGCTGACGGAAAGCATGTCCACCGACGACATCGCCGCCACCGCCGCCAAGATGCAGGCGCTGCGCGAGATCGGCATCGTCTGGTCGCTAGACGATCTGGGCTCGGGCTATTCCACCTTGCAGGGCCTCAGCCGCCTGCCCTTCGGCCAGATCAAGATCGACCAGTCCTTCGTCGCCACGATGGGCTCCGACACGCCCGACACGCACATCGTCGAGGCGGTCACCACCCTCAGCGCGCGCCTGAGCCTCGCGCTGGTGGCCGAGGGGGTGGAGACCGAGGAACAGTTCCGCAAGCTCGTGGAACTGGGATGCCGGGGCTTCCAGGGCTATCTGTTCGGCCGCCCCATGGAGGTCGGCGCTTTCGAGGCAGCGCTCCTCGCCGACACGCCGCGCGCTTGACCCTGGCGGCCCCGACAGAGCCCTAGGCCACAGCGCGCATCCCCCGCTCCCGCGGGACATTGGCAGGCGCGGGTGTTCGGTCGAGGGCGACCTCCTCCCATTGCCCACGGGCGTTGCGGAGGGACAGCATGGGGCGCACGCCGCTGTGGCGCGTGGGACCGGGGAGCCGCGTCGCCCACGCTTTCCCCCCGGACCGGTCCTGGCCGCACTGCCCCTCGGCTCAGTCCTGCGCGCGGAAATAGCCCGCATGCGCGATGTCGCTGAGCAGGCCGGGGCCGTCCGGCTGCCAGCCGAGACGAGCGCGGGTGGCGGCGCTGGAGGCGGACTGGTCGAGGGCGGCGAAGCCTTCGAACCAGCCGAAATGGCGCCGCGCCTCCCCCGGCGAAAGCGAGACGCAGGGCAGGCCCAGCCCCTCGGCGATGGCCTTCGCGATCTCCCGGAACGGGACACCCTCCTCGGCCACCGCGTGGCAGGTCACGCTTGCCGGCCCCCGCTCCACCGTCAGGCGATAGGCGCGGGCGGCATCGCGCACATGCACCGCCGGCCAGACATTGGCGCCCTGCCCCCCATAGCCCGAGACGCCGCTGCGCCGGGCCATCTCGATCAGCATGGGGACGAAGCCATGATCCCCCGGACCGTGCACGGAGGGGGGCAGGCGCATGACGCTGGTGGAAATGCCCCGCGCGCTCAACGTCTCCGCCGCCCATTCGGAGGCGCGGGGATAGCGCTCCGAGGGCGGAAGCGCCCGGTCGGTCTCAACGGCGCGCCGTCCCGCCGCGTCCAGAGCGGCAAGCCCGCTGGTCACCACGAAGGGCTTTCCCGACGCCCCCTCCCCCAGCGCCAGGATCGCCGCGCGATCGATGGCACAGGATTGCGCGAAGCGGGCGAAGTCGTGGATGAAGCCCGTATGGATCACCGCATCGGCCACGGCGGCTCCGCTGCGCAACACCGCGTGGGCCTCCAGGTCCCCTGCCAGGGGCTCCGCCCCCATGGCCCGCAGCCGCGCCGCGCTCGCCGCCGACCGGGCGAGCCCCAGCACCTCATGCCCCTGGGCCAGCAATTCCTCGACCACCGCCACGCCGACAAAGCCCGTGGCCCCCGTGACAAACACCTTCATGGTCGCTCTCCGTCTTGTGCCGGGGCGCACTATGGGCCAGGATTTATCCAGTTAAAGATGTGACCTTATAGGGGTATAATGACTGACA
This genomic interval from Aquabacter sp. L1I39 contains the following:
- a CDS encoding putative bifunctional diguanylate cyclase/phosphodiesterase — its product is MTYPTWDEGHARRVQAMVMLQGGAMTLLGLSWFAWALSMHRPLLAVTDLALGIAGVTLFSLVARGRLRTATILTAHVSPLLLALLCLFDNPSPDIPRSTHLFFLPMAAGGYFAFRQHDIYLRLVLPAVYLVAFLVFALTPLKFTDPAWLIPPFAEWTAAWLNTVCALLALVVTVVLMHADLTERHAREKELRSAIARADFTLHFQPQVDLERRVLGAEALLRWRHPTRGEVGPDAFIALAEETGLIVPIGDWVLRAACAQLARWHARPETAHLTLAVNISASQFLQPDFVETAIGVIQRSGVAPSKLRLELTESMSTDDIAATAAKMQALREIGIVWSLDDLGSGYSTLQGLSRLPFGQIKIDQSFVATMGSDTPDTHIVEAVTTLSARLSLALVAEGVETEEQFRKLVELGCRGFQGYLFGRPMEVGAFEAALLADTPRA
- a CDS encoding SDR family oxidoreductase; this translates as MKVFVTGATGFVGVAVVEELLAQGHEVLGLARSAASAARLRAMGAEPLAGDLEAHAVLRSGAAVADAVIHTGFIHDFARFAQSCAIDRAAILALGEGASGKPFVVTSGLAALDAAGRRAVETDRALPPSERYPRASEWAAETLSARGISTSVMRLPPSVHGPGDHGFVPMLIEMARRSGVSGYGGQGANVWPAVHVRDAARAYRLTVERGPASVTCHAVAEEGVPFREIAKAIAEGLGLPCVSLSPGEARRHFGWFEGFAALDQSASSAATRARLGWQPDGPGLLSDIAHAGYFRAQD
- a CDS encoding amidohydrolase — protein: MCVACDWAPHFERFGLAVAKASGPSRRSVLRAGAAMGAAAAAGSLFRASEVLAQEASGPADFVFHNGPIHTVAGPTGVEAVAVTGKTIVHVGDKAGALKLAGPKTQVIDLNGRLLLPGFVEGHTHPFLGAFLTSGVDLQLATKKDALDAIATYAKEHPTGPIRGFGWRVDMFPPEGPTRADLDAVLPDRPGFFFAIDGHSLWANSKALEMAGVNRDTPDPIPRFSYFVRDQKGDPTGYVLEVNAVLSLVNAIEPISGAAMAELLEGWLPKAAAAGITTVFDAGVPPVGGDEGALIALYAESEKRGVLPFRVVASCSVKGPPIDTAVAVLKDVRSRVSTELVQVNVVKVIGDGSQGGYTAWLNAPYADKPDSTGGSPFTVEQWHQLIGAVDGAGYDVHVHACGERTAQVALDAFEKAIATNPPRDRRHAIAHLVYVEDADNARFGKLNVTAQFSANWSSADPDTLKNMRERLGEKRATNMYRTKTVLKEGGRVSFGTDWPAAGYFSTYKPLDSIEVGVTRQLVGQPDAPVLVPTDERLTVEEAIHANTLGAAYQLRLDDKIGSIAVGKLADLIVLDRDILKGDPHDIHKAKVELTLMNGKVRHQA